From the Ipomoea triloba cultivar NCNSP0323 chromosome 8, ASM357664v1 genome, the window gaataaagagtGTTTAATACATTAGACTAAGGAAAAATAACTATGATAGCAAGTCTGATTCGATTTCCAATGTTTCTGCCGATGGGAGACAAGGATGAGATGCTATAATGGCGTCCAACTCTGTGGCAACATCTTTCATGGTAGGTCTTTTCTTCCCATTGAAGTTCAAACAACGATGTGCAAGTAAAGCAATCGCCATAACATCTTCCTTTTTACCTTGCTTTGAAACTTCCATGTCAAGAATCTCCATGATACGGTTTTCTTCCATGGACAATAGAAATCGTATTACCAAGCTCCTATCCTCATCATCATTAACTTCAAAGGAAATTGGCTTTTGTCCGGTAAGGAGCTCAGCAAGGACAACTCCGAAACTATAAACATCACTCTTATCTGTGAATTGACTTGATCGGAAATACTCCGGATCCAAATAACCAAATGTACCCTTCACTATGGTCGTCAAGTGAGTTTGGTCAATTGAAATGGACCTGGACGTTCCAAAATCTGAAACTTTAGCTCGAAATTTCTCATCCAGAAGGATGTTACTCGACTTGATGTCTCTATGGTAAATAGGAATTGATGTCGCCGAATGGAGATAAGCCAATGCATTAGCAGTCTCCGATGCAATCCTGAGGCGAGTATCCCACGAAAGGGGAATGAGCTCGTCGCCAAAATTGTCATGGATAAGGCTAAAAAGCGTTCCGTTTGGTATAAATTCATAAACCAAAATGGGAACTTCTGTTTCCAGACAACATCCCAGTAGTTTCACAACATTCCTATGATTGATTTGGGAAAGAATGACAACCTCATTGATGAACGACTCCAATTGGTTCTCGTCTACTGCCTGCGATTTCTTAACTGCAACGATTTGCCCATCAATTAACATTCCTTTGTACACTGTGCCTTGCCCGCCTCGACCTACTATTCTATTGGCATTGAAGTGATCTGTGGCCTTATCCAACTCATTTGCTGTAAAAATCTTTGTCTTCTCTATGGTCCCTTCTTTGACCAAGAGTTGTTGCTGTAATAGGAGACCTCCATTCCTCTTGAAGAACCTTTGcctcattttcttcatctttctcttCTTGATGGCCTTATAGAGGATAAAGCAAGCCGACAATACTAGCAAAAATCCAAAACTTGTACTAACACCTGAGATTGAGTGATACGAGTGAAGAGAATGTCAATATGATTTAGATTTAGATAACATGAATATACGCTTAATGTATGTTTATTAACTATACTACCATATGTATTTCAAACGGTTAAACTTACCAATTATAGTTGATAGTTGCTTGACAGTGAGCTTACCATCATCTGCattagaagaaaattaaatgcaGATGAGTAAAACAACAAAATCTTGAGCCAGCCTGTGTAGAATGCACAATAGTGATATTGATTTTGATCCCATGCATTTTATTAAAGGTTTGAAGTGATATATAGTGGgcatacaaaatttatactacCTCCGTTCCATTTTGGTTGTCTAATTCGTTTAATGGAGGttttgattgaagttatttttaatctaatttttcataatattaagtttagcattagtatataaaatttatatatttagaaactatattaaatgtactattaaacacaaaaaaataaatttgaaaataataaaaaattactaaagagaaagagttgatttgaccgatgaagaatagtaaataggacaggtaaaatatGACAGATggagtatatttttatatatattatgctccAGACCGATGCAATTAAACAGTAAACATTTATAGAGAGTATAGATTAGTAGCATATATGTACCTTGACATCCATTTGCTAAGTAAGGGTTCCCTTTTTTGGGACTGTTGCAGTAACAATACCAATAGGTAGTACTTGATGTATAAGTTAAATTGTCGCAGGTGTATGAGGAGGATGGAGGCAAGTGCAAGTAGTCGTGTAGGATGCTCCACCGCCACACGACCGGAACAACTATCTCTTTCTGCCGGTTGCCCGGTGAGCTTTCAGCGAACCAATTTTGATCAACAATGAAGGCATAGTTGCTGGCATTTACGAACAAGTTTGTGAAGTTGAGTTGGTGCATTTTTACATCGTCACCTAAATAAGATTCGCAACAGTTTATGCCGTTGCAAGGTTGGTCAAGTCGGGTGGTTTTGCCATCACACCACGAAGTGCAACCGCCTAGTTTAGTATGACTAGGCGACGCAGAAGTGAGGAGAGCGTTGCCACAACCGAAAAGCATTAACTTGTTGAAGGACGAAGAGTAGAAGAATGGGGTTGCGGATAAATTTGTGTTACCCCCCATTAGGGAGAATGAATTATTCTTAGTATTGTTTCCCCCAGACTCGGGGATGAGAGGAGAGATTGACTCTTGAATTGTTATTGTTTGATCTACTAAGGAAATGCCCAGAATCTCTCTTAGGCTGCCACTCTTGCCATCGGAAAAGACCCTCAGGTAGGACTTGTGGGCACCATGGGAGGAGGATTTGATGCAATCTATGATGAACCATTTGTTCATATAGCAATCTTTGTTGGGCCCAATTCCGAAGGGGTAGTAGATGCTAACGTTGCCGCACATATCTGGACAACCCTTTGGAACCATCGGTACCCCATCTCGCTTATACTGATCGGCTTCATAAGACATATCAGCTTCGGATGCCAAAGTGAGCATCACTATGAAGCTCATGATCGTCACCATAGCTGCCGCTACTGATCTTTCTTTTCCACCCcacatcttttcttttttgggcaTGTAAGTGTATGTACTGTTCCTATTCTTTTCTTGTGTATGTCTTGAAACCTATCCAATGAATATTTATAAGGGAGCTGATGAGATAGCATGATTTACTTGGGCTGCAACAcaaccaaattaattaagttaTTTGTTAGGTAATTATCAGGTTTCAACCCAtccaataattattttaacaataaATAGGTTTCAAGTAGTCTATAATGGCGGAAAGAgcttaaatttgaataatataatcatgcctaataatttattctttattttctcataaagGTATTCACATTTGTCATGatttaatataaacaaatttcaaTTCACAGCCTGTGAAGATTATCTTAATTGACTAAATACGTATTATTTCAATGGAAAAAGGTAAATTAAGACTCTACGTTGACTCTCCAGGCGGCTATGCTGAAACAACACATTAAATTAAAACGACTCTCCTGGCCTACTATACATTATGACTTATGAGACAGTAGATGTGGTTGAATATAATAACCATGGACGGAGCACCAAAAAGTCATGTtgcttttaaataatttttcacattaacacaaaatatatacaataataaaacatttacatttatctaaATCTtgattatcattattttatcaaataaaaattatcaattattttatcgacaataattttttaaaataattaaatgatatttgTTTTAGTGATGATATGATAACCTAAATATTGAACCAAtatggttggcgtggtggtttAACACTTTGTCCCTTAAGAATGAGGTTGGGGGTACCATTTGGCCAGTCTCCTAGCACTTAGTATGCTGACAATTGGGCCTGGTTGTTAGTCTTTTGAAACCTAAATATTCCAAAATTTGTGGGCCAAAAATTTAGAAAACCAATAAAATGTGTTAGCTTGTTAAATTGAATGTTTAAAATGAGAAGGTCAAAACTAGATCTTTTgctcttcttttgttttgatttgtcTAAATGACCAAGACCATTGACGCCAATGCCCACCAAAATGCATTAAAATACTCATCTTTGCTAGCTTCCAATGTTTTCCAACTCATATTCTTtacaaaataatacatataagcactaattctcatgaaatttggaatgatttataaacaaaatgacttagtgaaagtggaaaaaatatagacaaataaacacttatcaactacacttattcatactaattccaaaaatatgaactctAAAATGAACATGTGCAAAATCGATGTGaaaaaattgttgatgaaactagACACGTTGCGACATTAATATTCGGATTACCTGCagagttattgttgttactattaagtaaacaagttatgaaaatataacaagaggtactactcatgaaccttatataaatataataaatattaatattttattcaatacttcCACATTGAATATGTAGGGGAAAAAACTACCACTGCAAAATATCAACATGTGCTTGCAAGATAAAGAGTTCATACTACAACTAAGACCCCAATCATATACATAACAATGCAAATAAATCTACGGCTTTctacaccataatctcattgcataacGCTTGCCATCTATGCTACTactagtaacccaattgcaaatgacacactaccaacaaaaaaagaTGACAAATAGTGAAGGTGAACATAATGACAATactactcaaaagagaattaagaaaacttaaagaaattcaaactaaaagtaatattcatttagactattatttttagactaTGTATTTATAGGGAGATTGAGTAGCGAATGgagcctcttttttttttttttttttttaagtaagttttggtaagaccgtctcacgaatccttattcgtAAGATAGGTTGAGTCAAgataaaacaattaaacattttaattgtttatattttttcattaacatctttattaaaaaaaaaaaaagactttggATCAACTTATCTAAAGATAAGTTTAACAAACcaaaattctatgttcacaaatccATCTTAACCAATATCCCTCATGGTTTCCGGCAAATCACTCATCTTGATCGCATTGGTTTATACAAATATTGGTTGATAGCCCACCactgtaatattttaatttagtgGAAATTAAAGTCATAAGAAtgaataattcattaattaattaaagaaagtgCATGCATGTGGAGTCAGTGTCAGCGCGTTTGGAAATTAAAGAATTTCATCATATTGAAGCTTCTATTCTATTTACAACAAGTGGATGGATAATTGGATATCCAGAGTTGTTGGAGACTCACATACATCACGCCAGATATCATTTCCAATTCCAAATTCTCAATATAGAGTGAGAACACAAGACTTCTATTTATGAAAAGTAGTCAAGTAGACCATAAATATTGACATTTagcaataataaattatttttagtaaaaaaaataaatacatgtGGTCAACTGGTCTAGCTAGAAAGATTGTGAAAGGTAGGGATGGAATGATATATCCTTTCAGGGTAAGGATTTCCTGAGGAGTAGTTGTTGATTTGTTGGTAGTGTTTCAAACTAAAATAGTCATCAAATAGGCAAAATCCATTTCTAAGATGATCACTGTGTTGCCAAggaaggctttttttttttttttttttttttttttttttcttcaacatGGGCTGCTTAGTTTAGCACATGAgtgaagtttggaaagaaagacCAGGGATGAGCAGTGTCTCAGAGTGAGGggctgagttaccatgatttacatattCCTAGATGCTCTGTTGGGTcggagttggggattcaaccttgaAGAAACAAAGGCTCGTTTTCATCGTCTTAAATGTGCGCatatatacaagtatacaacatGTCACAAGTTGTAACAAATTACACAAGATTTAATGTAAAAAATtccatatatacacatactaAGGACATTAACAGCTGGTGAAGAATGATAAACACAatatacatgtttatatactatACATGGGAGAGGTGTGCTTGAATATGACACAGTGAAAATAGTTCAACTTAACCAAGTTTTTGTTCACTTGAAGAAGGATGtagtaaaatagtaaaattttaatcaaGGCATGAAATCTGATTCGGCTTCCAATGTTTCCATTGCCAAGGGGAGATTATGAGGGTGACAAGATGCTCTAATGGCGTCCAACTCTGCCGCTACTTCCTTCATAGTAGGCCTTTTCTTCCCATTTAAGTTCAAGCACCGTTGAGCAAGCCAAGCAACTGCCACTACATCTTCATCTTTCCCTTTTTCTAAAACTTCCACATCAAGAATCTTCGAAAGATTGTTCTCCTCCATGCACAATAGAAAACGTGTTATTAAGCTCCGctcctcatcatcattaatatcaaatataattggCTTTTGTCCGGTCAGGAGCTCAACAAGGACAACTCCAAAACTATAAACATCACTTTTATCTGTGAACTGACTTGACTGGAAATACTCGGGATCCAAATAACCGAACGTCCCCTTCACTATGGTGGTCAAGTGAGTTTGATCAATTGAAATGGACCTGGATGTTCCGAAATCAGAAATCTTGGCTCGAAATTTCTCGTCCAGAAGGATGTTACTCGACTTGATGTCTCTATGGTAAATGGGAACTGATGTAGCGGAGTGGAGATAAGCTAAAGCACTAGCCACCTCCGATGTAATCCTGAGGCGAATATCCCATGAAAGAGGAATGAGGTCATCTCCAAAATTGTTGTGGATGAGGCTGAAAAGTGTTCCATTTGGTATAAATTCATAAACCAAAATGGGAACTTCTGTCTCCAGACAACACCCCAGTAATTTCACAACATTCCTATGATTGATTTGGGAAAGAATGACAACTTCGTTAATGAATGGCACTAACTGATTCTCATCCATTGCCTGTGATTTCTTGACCGCAATGATTTGGCCATCAATCAACATTCCCTTGTACACTGTGCCTTGCCCTCCTCGGCCTACTATTCTATTGGCATCGAAATTATCAGTGGCCTTGTCTAACTCACTAATGGTGAAAATCTTTGCTTTCTCTATACTCCCTTCTTTGGCTAGGAGCTGTTGTTCCAATAGGAGACCTCCATTGTGCTTGAAGAACTTTTGCCTtagtttcttcatctttctcttCTTGATGACTTTATAGAGGATAAAGCAAGTCGATACTAACACTACAAATCCAAAACTTGCACTCACACCTGAGATTGAGTGATATGATGTGAGTTAGGAGAATCTTCATAGGATTTATATTGACAATATATTGATATAATAATGACAATTAACAATTCAACTTGTTACCGATAATAGCAGATAGTTCCTTGACAGTGAGCTTACGATGACTGCCTGCATAATAAGAAAACCTTTATAAGACTCTTTATAGCATCtatttaataatcaaatacCAATCATATATTATTACATTAACCGCATGTTTGGTTAGTGAAATAGGCTTGGAATGGTAATAGCATTCCCGAGAATAGTTCTATTCCTATGTTTAGTAATGCTTTTGATTCCCAAAACATGatcctttaatttatatatattattagtgttGTTAAAGCGTGCAGGAATGAAGAAAACAATAAACACattacaatatttaaaattaatactatatataaacaGGATTGGCCTATGGGTTGCGGGCCAAGCCCGTTTGGCCTGCATTTGTATGGTCCATAATTTTCATgcaattatattgttatatttagtgttgcaaaaatttcgCATAGGCGACGACTGGCCGCCTAGCGTATCGctataatcggtggtctaggcgacTGACTAGGCTGTCTAGTTCACCGATTagttattgttaattttttttaaatatgctATTTCACACAAAACGgcatcattttgagcgaaataacttTAAATTGTGCAAACTTTAGATgctttttaggttaatatttaatattttagcattaaagtaataaatagtttataattattagtctttaacaaattaaaaaatcttaaacaaattaaatccgaacaaaaaaccgaaccgaacagaactctaatgttaaatcgaatggtttaaatttttaaaatcgaAACCGAAATCGAAAAAAATCGAACCGAAGACCAAAATGCCACCCGTTATGTTTAAGTTGACAgtgactatatatacatatttagaaAATATAGATTAGTGGCGTACCTTGGCATCCATTAGCAATATAAGGGTTCCCTTTTTTGGGATATTGGCAGAAACATCCCCAATAAGAACTTCCATTGACGCAGTAGTGCGAGGGGTCCGATGGATGCAAGTTTGGGGCGGCCCAGCTTCGCACGACCCGAACAACTAGCTGCTCCCGCCGGCCGCCGGGAAAGCTAGCAGCGTACCAATCTCGATCAACAAACAAGGCATAGTTGCAGGCATTGACCGCCGGGTTTGTGAAGTTGACATGAAACTCAAACGTTTCTAAACTGCCGTCCAAGAAAAGTTCGCACATGTTTATGCCGTTAAGAGGCCGTTCAAGTTGGGTGTTGGCGATGCACGTCGCCGTGCATCCGCCTACCGTGCCGTAGCCCGGCGAGGTGAGGAGAGC encodes:
- the LOC116027560 gene encoding wall-associated receptor kinase-like 22, with the translated sequence MPKKEKMWGGKERSVAAAMVTIMSFIVMLTLASEADMSYEADQYKRDGVPMVPKGCPDMCGNVSIYYPFGIGPNKDCYMNKWFIIDCIKSSSHGAHKSYLRVFSDGKSGSLREILGISLVDQTITIQESISPLIPESGGNNTKNNSFSLMGGNTNLSATPFFYSSSFNKLMLFGCGNALLTSASPSHTKLGGCTSWCDGKTTRLDQPCNGINCCESYLGDDVKMHQLNFTNLFVNASNYAFIVDQNWFAESSPGNRQKE
- the LOC116027186 gene encoding wall-associated receptor kinase-like 1, with the protein product MMSVMIFTSALDYDISSEAKLYKQEGISMVPKGCPDMCGNVTIYYPFGIGPNKDCYLNEQFIINCTKSSDGIWKPYLSSSGAGRVREILGISFDRQIISTQESIPPSLCRPGGSSEGNQSFPLTQTTNFSRTQVFSYAPGYNKFTLLGCGDALLTSPGYGTVGGCTATCIANTQLERPLNGINMCELFLDGSLETFEFHVNFTNPAVNACNYALFVDRDWYAASFPGGRREQLVVRVVRSWAAPNLHPSDPSHYCVNGSSYWGCFCQYPKKGNPYIANGCQGSHRKLTVKELSAIIGVSASFGFVVLVSTCFILYKVIKKRKMKKLRQKFFKHNGGLLLEQQLLAKEGSIEKAKIFTISELDKATDNFDANRIVGRGGQGTVYKGMLIDGQIIAVKKSQAMDENQLVPFINEVVILSQINHRNVVKLLGCCLETEVPILVYEFIPNGTLFSLIHNNFGDDLIPLSWDIRLRITSEVASALAYLHSATSVPIYHRDIKSSNILLDEKFRAKISDFGTSRSISIDQTHLTTIVKGTFGYLDPEYFQSSQFTDKSDVYSFGVVLVELLTGQKPIIFDINDDEERSLITRFLLCMEENNLSKILDVEVLEKGKDEDVVAVAWLAQRCLNLNGKKRPTMKEVAAELDAIRASCHPHNLPLAMETLEAESDFMP